From a single Chloroflexota bacterium genomic region:
- the mutL gene encoding DNA mismatch repair endonuclease MutL: MPIHILSDDLAAKIAAGEVIERPASVVKELVDNSIDAGAREIKIEIRGGGQRLIRVADDGNGIPANEVATAFARHATSKLDSADDLFRIQTLGFRGEALPSIAAVARVALITRARGEDAGTQIRIDGSKLLDQHAQGAPQGTIITVEDLFRHVPARLKFLKTPATEAAHIADLVNAYALAFPHLRFSLVNDDRLVFQAPGTGKMFDALVKVLGSEIANQMLEVGNWKLEDGNPRADSNFQPPTSNLQVSGFASPPSINRATRKLMLFFVNHRWVQDRALQHAVIEAYHTALMVGRAPIAVLDILVPPDAVDVNVHPTKSQVRFRDSHAVFLAVQRAVRTVLAAHAPIPTITIPPSPNFAPTPTETQLAIDLQRPLATADYRPPTADYPTQLPNYPTIQPTKLPMLRVLGQILSTYIIAEGADGLYLIDQHAAHERVLYEQLSAERASATMATQELLDPAALQLTPAQLGALETHRDALASVGFRIEPFGNQTILLRAIPAAMKRREPTTTLIEILDELEQGEQPLEKSAEARLITSVCKSIAVKGGQVLSLEEMRELIRRLEQTTAPRTCPHGRPTMIQLNAALLEREFGRK; encoded by the coding sequence ATGCCAATTCACATTCTCTCCGACGACCTAGCCGCAAAAATCGCGGCGGGTGAAGTGATCGAGCGTCCGGCATCCGTCGTCAAAGAACTCGTGGACAATTCGATTGACGCCGGCGCGCGCGAAATCAAAATCGAAATTCGCGGCGGCGGACAACGCTTGATTCGCGTCGCGGATGACGGCAACGGAATTCCGGCGAACGAGGTCGCCACCGCATTCGCGCGTCATGCGACGAGCAAGCTCGATTCTGCCGACGATCTGTTTCGCATTCAGACGCTCGGCTTTCGCGGCGAAGCATTGCCCTCGATTGCCGCGGTCGCGCGCGTCGCGCTCATCACGCGCGCGCGCGGCGAAGATGCCGGGACGCAGATTCGGATTGACGGCAGCAAGCTGCTCGATCAACACGCGCAAGGCGCGCCGCAAGGCACGATCATCACCGTCGAGGATTTGTTTCGCCACGTGCCCGCGCGGCTCAAGTTTTTGAAAACACCCGCGACTGAAGCCGCGCACATTGCCGATCTCGTCAACGCGTACGCGCTCGCGTTTCCACACTTGCGTTTCTCGCTCGTCAACGACGACCGCTTGGTGTTTCAAGCGCCGGGCACCGGAAAAATGTTTGATGCGTTGGTTAAAGTGCTGGGCAGTGAAATTGCAAATCAGATGTTAGAAGTTGGAAATTGGAAATTGGAAGATGGAAACCCGCGCGCGGATTCCAATTTCCAACCTCCAACCTCCAACCTCCAAGTCTCCGGCTTTGCCTCACCCCCCAGCATCAACCGCGCGACGCGCAAACTGATGTTGTTCTTTGTGAATCATCGTTGGGTGCAAGACCGCGCGCTGCAACACGCAGTTATCGAAGCGTACCACACCGCGTTGATGGTTGGGCGCGCGCCGATCGCGGTGCTCGACATCCTCGTGCCGCCGGACGCGGTGGACGTGAACGTGCATCCGACAAAAAGCCAGGTGCGTTTTCGCGATTCGCACGCGGTTTTTCTCGCGGTGCAGCGCGCCGTGCGAACCGTGCTCGCCGCACACGCGCCGATTCCGACGATCACGATTCCGCCGTCGCCGAATTTCGCGCCGACGCCAACCGAAACGCAACTCGCAATTGATTTGCAGCGTCCGTTGGCGACCGCCGACTACCGACCGCCGACCGCCGACTATCCAACTCAATTACCTAACTACCCAACTATCCAACCAACTAAACTACCAATGTTGCGCGTCCTGGGTCAAATTCTTTCGACGTACATTATCGCCGAAGGCGCGGACGGCTTGTACTTGATTGACCAACACGCCGCGCACGAACGCGTGCTGTACGAACAACTCTCGGCGGAACGTGCGAGCGCGACGATGGCGACCCAGGAATTGCTCGACCCCGCCGCGCTGCAACTCACGCCCGCGCAACTCGGCGCGCTCGAAACGCATCGCGACGCGCTCGCGTCGGTCGGCTTTCGCATCGAGCCGTTCGGCAATCAGACGATTCTGTTGCGCGCGATTCCCGCCGCGATGAAACGCCGCGAGCCGACGACAACGCTCATCGAAATTCTGGACGAGTTGGAACAAGGCGAACAGCCGCTCGAAAAATCTGCCGAGGCGCGTCTCATCACGAGCGTGTGCAAAAGCATCGCGGTCAAAGGCGGGCAAGTGTTGTCGCTCGAAGAGATGCGCGAACTGATTCGCCGCCTAGAACAAACGACCGCGCCGCGTACTTGTCCGCACGGACGCCCGACAATGATTCAGTTGAATGCCGCGCTGTTGGAACGCGAATTTGGGAGAAAGTGA
- a CDS encoding class I mannose-6-phosphate isomerase, producing MTANRTTQLLDLYPYHLRATPREMVWGGRKLEKLFGKVLPPSKLIGETWEAWDGLVIENGAHAGETLGALIARDAAAILGASMTKFPLLFKFIDAQDDLSVQVHPNDAQAQAMEHLLFGKTEAWYILQAEPNARLVFGFQRDVDRATIEASLRDKTLVSLLARVPVQTGDVIFVPAGTVHAIGKGIVLAEIQQNSDTTYRFYDWDRENKARPLHIEQSLAVTRFARITEPKIPALTIHHDAYDQTFLVACRYFALERWSVRARVALNTRARFQIIASIAGRAMIHTRGETFAIEQGETWVLPAQLGEYAIAPDDPRCELLAMRVPDLAREVIAPLAQAGFDRAQIARLGGVIPGHNDLQI from the coding sequence ATGACAGCGAATCGAACCACTCAACTGCTCGACTTGTATCCGTACCATCTGCGCGCGACGCCGCGCGAAATGGTGTGGGGCGGACGCAAGTTGGAGAAACTTTTCGGCAAGGTATTGCCGCCAAGCAAACTGATCGGCGAGACCTGGGAAGCATGGGACGGACTCGTCATCGAAAACGGTGCGCACGCCGGCGAGACGCTCGGCGCGTTGATCGCGCGTGATGCCGCGGCGATTCTCGGCGCGAGCATGACCAAGTTTCCGCTGCTCTTCAAGTTCATTGACGCGCAAGATGATCTCTCGGTGCAGGTGCATCCGAACGACGCACAAGCGCAAGCGATGGAACATCTGCTGTTCGGCAAGACGGAAGCGTGGTACATTTTGCAAGCCGAGCCGAACGCGCGCCTCGTGTTTGGTTTTCAGCGCGATGTGGATCGCGCGACGATTGAAGCGAGTCTGCGCGACAAGACGCTGGTGAGTTTGCTCGCGCGCGTGCCCGTGCAAACGGGCGATGTGATTTTTGTGCCGGCGGGAACGGTGCACGCAATTGGCAAAGGCATCGTGCTCGCCGAGATTCAGCAGAACTCGGACACGACGTACCGGTTTTACGACTGGGATCGCGAAAACAAAGCGCGCCCGCTCCACATCGAGCAATCGCTCGCGGTCACGCGATTCGCGCGCATCACCGAACCAAAGATTCCGGCGTTGACGATTCATCACGATGCGTACGATCAAACGTTTCTCGTCGCGTGCCGGTATTTCGCGCTCGAGCGTTGGTCGGTACGTGCACGCGTCGCGTTGAACACGCGCGCGCGATTTCAAATCATCGCGAGCATTGCGGGACGCGCGATGATTCACACGCGCGGCGAAACGTTCGCGATTGAGCAGGGCGAAACCTGGGTCTTGCCCGCGCAGTTGGGCGAGTACGCCATCGCGCCAGATGACCCGCGTTGCGAATTGCTCGCGATGCGCGTGCCCGATCTCGCGCGCGAGGTGATCGCGCCGCTCGCGCAAGCCGGTTTTGATCGCGCGCAAATTGCGCGGCTTGGCGGCGTGATTCCTGGGCACAACGATTTGCAGATTTGA
- a CDS encoding GNAT family N-acetyltransferase produces MVAQAVRSNAFRGIRALDPVRDIYGVARLLEEAFRPEHRFPLGDFPMLREIGIWLWTLSYAPAFPPNLTGFVWIEDNRIVGNVTITQDERRHDLFMISNVAVKPEYRQQGIARQLMRASLDDLRARQSKTVILNVRPNNPSATHLYNTLGFRELEMRGEWSLPHPTPPAPPLPSPERSSGEGRGGWGERGEVRPLRSSDTQAVTELLRAVVPANVEPFRTFQNEFALPFDELMVEWLGDLFIGQSTQRWALERNANIAAVMRVRAQSLWSPHRLAIQVHPRFRGQVEGELVALALSHLATFPTREIRATATDSHPELIAALEQNGFVFANGLRLMSYAFT; encoded by the coding sequence ATGGTCGCGCAAGCCGTTCGTTCCAATGCGTTCCGCGGCATTCGCGCGCTCGATCCCGTGCGCGATATTTACGGCGTGGCGCGTTTACTCGAAGAGGCGTTTCGCCCCGAGCACAGATTTCCGCTCGGCGATTTTCCAATGTTGCGCGAGATCGGCATTTGGCTGTGGACGCTGAGTTACGCGCCGGCATTCCCGCCGAATCTCACCGGCTTTGTGTGGATCGAGGACAATCGCATCGTGGGCAACGTGACGATTACCCAGGATGAACGACGCCATGATTTGTTCATGATCAGCAATGTCGCCGTCAAGCCCGAGTATCGGCAACAAGGTATCGCGCGACAACTCATGCGCGCATCGCTCGACGATTTGCGTGCGCGCCAAAGCAAGACCGTGATTCTGAACGTGCGTCCGAACAATCCGAGCGCGACGCATCTTTACAACACACTCGGTTTTCGCGAACTCGAAATGCGCGGGGAGTGGTCGTTGCCTCACCCCACACCCCCTGCGCCCCCTCTCCCCTCTCCCGAACGGAGTTCGGGAGAGGGGAGAGGCGGGTGGGGGGAAAGAGGTGAGGTTCGCCCGCTCCGTTCTTCGGACACTCAAGCCGTTACCGAATTGTTGCGCGCGGTCGTGCCGGCGAACGTCGAGCCGTTCCGCACATTTCAAAACGAATTCGCTTTGCCGTTCGACGAATTGATGGTCGAGTGGCTGGGCGATTTGTTCATCGGACAAAGCACGCAACGCTGGGCGCTCGAACGCAACGCGAACATCGCCGCGGTGATGCGCGTGCGCGCACAATCACTCTGGTCGCCGCATCGCCTCGCCATTCAAGTGCATCCGCGTTTTCGCGGACAGGTCGAAGGCGAACTTGTCGCGCTGGCGCTCTCGCACTTGGCGACATTTCCGACGCGTGAAATTCGCGCTACTGCGACGGACTCGCATCCAGAATTGATCGCGGCGTTGGAACAAAATGGATTTGTGTTTGCGAATGGTTTGCGTTTGATGTCGTACGCATTTACGTAG
- a CDS encoding pyridoxal-phosphate dependent enzyme, translating into MITIQDIFHAQKTIAPHIFRTPLRDAFLLSERVGASVVLKLENWQVTGSFKPRGAINILAQLSDADRARGIVTASAGNHAQGVGLAARIFGIAPATIFMPRTAPRTKLDKLRQYPVEVWLVGDTYDDAHHAAETFQRETGATFISAYDDPRVVAGHGTIGLGILQDLPDVDAILVPVGGGGLIAGIAIAVKAIAPRVQVIGVQPAASPALRDSLRDGKCYAEYAPAPTICDGLAGGIGKICFEVAQKFVDDVIIVEETETRAAIRALVETQQIVVEGSGAVGIAALLARKTNLLGKRVAVVLSGGNIDLDLLTEILNQKS; encoded by the coding sequence ATGATTACCATTCAAGATATATTCCACGCCCAGAAAACAATCGCGCCCCACATTTTCCGAACGCCATTGCGCGACGCGTTTTTATTGAGCGAACGTGTCGGCGCGTCCGTGGTTCTCAAACTTGAAAACTGGCAAGTGACCGGCTCGTTCAAGCCGCGCGGCGCGATCAACATTCTCGCGCAGTTGAGCGACGCGGATCGCGCGCGCGGGATCGTGACGGCGAGCGCGGGCAATCACGCGCAGGGCGTCGGACTCGCCGCGCGTATTTTCGGCATCGCGCCCGCAACGATTTTTATGCCACGCACCGCGCCACGTACGAAATTGGATAAACTGCGCCAGTACCCCGTTGAGGTGTGGCTTGTCGGCGACACGTACGACGACGCGCATCACGCGGCGGAAACCTTTCAACGCGAGACCGGCGCGACGTTCATCAGCGCGTACGACGATCCGCGCGTCGTTGCCGGACACGGCACGATTGGCTTGGGGATCCTACAAGATTTGCCGGACGTGGACGCGATTCTTGTGCCGGTCGGTGGCGGCGGACTCATCGCCGGCATCGCGATTGCGGTCAAAGCAATCGCGCCGCGCGTTCAGGTGATCGGCGTGCAGCCCGCGGCGTCGCCCGCGTTGCGCGATTCGTTGCGCGACGGCAAATGTTACGCAGAGTACGCGCCCGCGCCGACGATTTGCGATGGACTTGCCGGCGGCATCGGGAAAATCTGTTTCGAGGTCGCGCAAAAATTCGTGGACGATGTGATCATCGTCGAAGAAACGGAAACGCGCGCGGCGATTCGCGCCTTGGTCGAGACCCAGCAAATCGTCGTCGAAGGTTCGGGCGCGGTCGGCATCGCCGCGTTGCTCGCGCGCAAAACGAATTTGCTCGGCAAGCGCGTCGCAGTTGTGTTGAGTGGGGGAAATATTGATCTTGACTTGCTCACCGAGATCCTAAATCAGAAATCGTAA
- a CDS encoding D-cysteine desulfhydrase family protein, translating into MPSLETLPRYKLATLPTPLDELPRLSKELGVRVLMKRDDLTGFALGGNKARKLEYLLADALAQNADTLLTGGGPQSNHARITAAAARKVGLACTLVLSGVPPADVNGNLLLDHLLGADIEFADPNDPRDADVMIAETATRLNAQGRRAYAIPIGGSNVLGCIAYARAMGELVEQLSAERITPDAMFVTTGSCGTHAGILAGLKYYGVPIPLHGVTVSRAAAACAERVASLVGATGEFIERTLPLAPGDVIVHDGYVGPGYAQITPGAREAMQMLAQLEGIILDPVYTGKTMAGLIDLVRRGEVARGATIVFWHTGGAPGMFGYAKDVVG; encoded by the coding sequence ATGCCATCACTAGAAACCTTGCCGCGCTACAAACTTGCGACGCTTCCAACTCCGCTCGACGAACTGCCGCGTCTCTCGAAGGAACTGGGTGTGCGCGTCCTGATGAAACGCGACGACCTGACTGGGTTTGCGCTCGGCGGCAACAAGGCGCGCAAACTAGAGTATTTGCTCGCCGACGCGCTCGCGCAAAATGCGGACACGCTCTTGACCGGGGGCGGTCCACAGTCGAATCACGCGCGCATCACGGCGGCTGCCGCGCGCAAGGTCGGACTTGCCTGCACGCTCGTGCTTTCCGGCGTACCGCCCGCCGACGTGAATGGAAATCTTTTGCTCGATCACCTGCTCGGCGCGGACATTGAATTTGCCGATCCAAACGACCCGCGCGATGCCGATGTGATGATCGCCGAAACTGCAACGCGCTTGAACGCGCAAGGACGCCGCGCATACGCGATTCCAATCGGCGGCTCGAACGTCCTGGGTTGCATCGCGTACGCGCGTGCGATGGGCGAACTCGTCGAGCAGTTGAGTGCCGAGCGCATCACACCGGACGCGATGTTCGTCACGACGGGGTCGTGTGGCACACACGCGGGAATTCTTGCCGGATTGAAATACTATGGCGTGCCGATTCCACTGCACGGTGTCACGGTCAGCCGCGCGGCAGCCGCGTGCGCCGAACGCGTCGCGTCGCTCGTCGGCGCGACCGGCGAATTTATCGAACGCACGTTGCCACTCGCGCCGGGCGATGTGATTGTGCATGATGGTTATGTCGGACCGGGTTATGCCCAGATCACGCCCGGCGCGCGCGAGGCGATGCAGATGCTCGCCCAACTCGAAGGCATCATTCTCGATCCGGTGTACACCGGCAAAACGATGGCAGGGTTGATTGACCTGGTGCGGCGCGGCGAGGTGGCGCGCGGAGCAACGATTGTATTCTGGCACACCGGCGGCGCGCCGGGAATGTTTGGATATGCAAAGGATGTGGTCGGATGA
- the avd gene encoding diversity-generating retroelement protein Avd: MDETTRAQSPIFTKTFDLIVWLMDRTEKFPKVERFRLARRIEDTAFTFHETLIRATRTRQPRTVLLQADLELDKLRFYIRMAHARKRLTPQQYHFAADALVEIGRLLGGWLKTISLT, encoded by the coding sequence ATGGATGAAACTACGCGCGCCCAATCGCCGATTTTTACCAAGACGTTCGATTTGATCGTGTGGCTGATGGATCGCACCGAAAAATTTCCCAAGGTCGAGCGGTTTCGGCTCGCGCGCCGGATCGAGGACACGGCGTTCACGTTTCACGAAACGCTCATCCGCGCGACGCGGACGCGCCAACCGCGCACCGTGTTGCTCCAAGCTGATTTGGAATTGGACAAACTACGATTCTACATTCGCATGGCGCACGCGCGCAAACGCTTGACGCCGCAACAGTATCATTTCGCCGCCGATGCGCTCGTTGAAATTGGACGTTTGTTAGGCGGCTGGCTCAAAACAATATCGCTCACCTAA
- a CDS encoding DMT family transporter, with amino-acid sequence MRPYLALAIGMLAVSSAAILISFARAEGMPAVAIAAWRLTLASLALSPFALARARGEWRALAPRELALAILSGVSLALHFAFWISSLDYTSVMSSVVFVSTNPLFVALASVLILRESLRRGTIIGIVIAMLGGALIGLSDLGGAGAESLQGDLLALAGAVTVSGYLLIGRRLRKQLSLIGYISIVYTTAAIVLLALALAMQVPMFGYAWQAYALVALLAAGPQLIGHSSYNYALKYLSATFITVTILAEPIGATLLAIPLLNQMPDPIKLIGGALILVGIYLAARAEK; translated from the coding sequence ATGCGTCCTTACCTTGCTCTCGCCATCGGTATGCTCGCCGTCTCTTCGGCGGCGATTTTAATTTCGTTCGCGCGCGCCGAAGGGATGCCGGCTGTCGCGATTGCCGCGTGGCGGCTCACGCTGGCATCGCTCGCACTGTCACCGTTCGCGCTCGCGCGGGCGCGCGGCGAGTGGCGCGCGCTTGCGCCGCGTGAACTCGCGCTCGCGATTCTTTCCGGCGTTTCGCTCGCGTTGCACTTTGCCTTTTGGATTTCGTCGCTCGATTACACGTCGGTGATGAGTTCGGTCGTGTTCGTGAGCACCAATCCCTTGTTCGTCGCGCTCGCATCCGTTTTGATTTTGCGGGAATCGTTGCGACGCGGCACGATCATCGGCATCGTGATTGCGATGCTGGGCGGCGCGCTTATCGGCTTGAGCGACCTGGGCGGCGCGGGCGCGGAATCGCTGCAAGGCGATTTGCTCGCGCTTGCGGGCGCTGTGACCGTGTCCGGTTATTTGCTCATCGGGCGACGACTACGCAAACAGCTCTCGCTCATCGGTTACATAAGTATTGTGTACACGACCGCCGCCATCGTTTTGCTCGCGCTCGCGCTGGCGATGCAGGTGCCTATGTTCGGATACGCGTGGCAAGCGTACGCGCTCGTTGCGTTGCTCGCGGCAGGACCGCAACTCATCGGTCACTCATCGTACAACTATGCGCTCAAGTACTTGTCGGCGACGTTCATCACCGTCACGATTCTCGCCGAGCCGATTGGCGCGACCTTGCTCGCGATTCCATTGTTGAACCAGATGCCCGACCCGATCAAATTAATCGGCGGCGCGTTGATTCTCGTCGGCATTTATCTCGCGGCGCGCGCCGAGAAATGA
- a CDS encoding pyrimidine 5'-nucleotidase encodes MKEMRITEKVIRYILFDLDDTLYPTSAGMMGEISARMNVFMVERLGIPRADVARQRQDYWERYGTTLRGLYIERRIDPQEFLAFVHDIHIAQYLRPDARLDAMLAQLSQTKSVFTNAPADYARRVLSALGVERHFANIFDINFIEYQSKPTQFAYDKVIAALPVRADECLMIDDTARNLVPAKKLGMQTAWLASPQAWQKTGGDSSADHVIETIYDLAQLLL; translated from the coding sequence ATGAAGGAAATGAGGATTACGGAAAAGGTGATTCGCTACATTCTGTTCGATCTCGACGATACGCTTTACCCGACTTCTGCTGGGATGATGGGCGAAATCAGCGCACGGATGAACGTGTTCATGGTGGAACGGCTGGGTATTCCGCGCGCGGATGTGGCGCGCCAACGGCAAGATTACTGGGAACGGTACGGCACGACGCTGCGCGGGTTGTACATCGAGCGGCGCATTGACCCGCAGGAATTTCTGGCGTTCGTTCACGACATTCATATTGCGCAGTATCTGCGTCCCGATGCGCGTCTCGACGCGATGCTCGCGCAACTATCGCAAACGAAAAGCGTCTTTACGAATGCGCCGGCGGATTATGCGCGGCGCGTGTTGAGTGCGCTCGGCGTCGAGCGGCATTTCGCCAACATCTTTGACATCAACTTTATCGAGTATCAAAGCAAGCCGACCCAGTTTGCGTACGACAAGGTGATCGCCGCGTTGCCGGTGCGCGCGGATGAATGCTTGATGATTGACGATACCGCGCGCAACCTCGTCCCGGCGAAAAAACTGGGCATGCAAACGGCATGGCTCGCGAGTCCGCAAGCGTGGCAAAAGACGGGCGGCGATTCGAGCGCGGATCATGTGATCGAAACGATTTACGACTTGGCGCAGTTGTTATTGTAA
- a CDS encoding SUMF1/EgtB/PvdO family nonheme iron enzyme, with translation MSNPTRFFITHSWNDITFAKKLCDDLHASGLDGFLDERSIRPGESIPSRIEHGLEECDVYIPVLSPAALASPWCDWEIDIAITLSRDATRNERPRIMPVIAEKCKVPSRLRHLLYVDFGNWRDEPTYHHALNVMLVNGFGVRAKPFPMMNMIQPQSSTPQTLSLPNWLVPVGASIVGIVGVCILIALGVNAVINSPTPKPTQVSAPPPTAAPTDTPSPISTSTPTATQVVTRAPTVPAPSPLPQPTATPRVIATPTPRAGDTTTSPPDNAPIQFVSAGEFTMGSNDYDDEKPVHTVYLDAFWMDKFEVTNALYKKCVDAGKCSRPSETKSYTRDAYFGNAQYNNYPVIYVNWDQARTYCEWAGKRLPTEAEWEKSARGTDGQIYPWVGVFDASKLNSSDGAKGDTTQVGAYSSGASPYGIMDLAGNVWEWVADWYDGKYYASSPRNNPMGPSSGQLRVLRGGAWYFYSDLTRAASRHLNEPSNFYSHFGFRCARSP, from the coding sequence ATGTCGAATCCGACGCGCTTTTTTATCACTCATTCGTGGAACGACATTACGTTCGCCAAAAAATTGTGCGACGATTTGCACGCGAGCGGTTTGGACGGTTTTCTCGATGAACGCTCGATTCGCCCGGGCGAAAGTATTCCGTCGCGCATTGAGCATGGGTTGGAAGAGTGCGATGTGTATATCCCGGTGCTGTCGCCCGCCGCGCTGGCATCGCCCTGGTGCGATTGGGAAATTGACATCGCGATTACGCTGAGCCGCGACGCGACGCGCAACGAACGCCCGCGCATAATGCCGGTGATCGCGGAAAAATGTAAAGTGCCATCGCGCTTGCGCCATTTGCTCTATGTGGATTTCGGGAATTGGCGCGATGAGCCAACGTATCACCACGCGTTGAATGTGATGCTGGTCAACGGGTTCGGCGTGCGCGCCAAGCCATTCCCAATGATGAATATGATTCAGCCGCAATCCAGCACACCGCAAACGTTATCACTTCCGAACTGGCTCGTTCCGGTGGGGGCGAGTATTGTGGGAATTGTTGGAGTGTGCATCTTGATCGCGCTTGGCGTGAACGCGGTGATCAATAGCCCAACGCCAAAGCCGACCCAGGTTAGCGCGCCCCCACCGACTGCCGCGCCAACGGACACGCCCTCGCCAATTTCAACTTCAACTCCAACGGCAACCCAGGTTGTTACGCGCGCGCCGACTGTTCCCGCGCCGAGTCCACTGCCACAGCCGACCGCAACACCGCGCGTAATTGCCACGCCGACCCCGCGCGCCGGTGACACAACTACCTCTCCGCCCGACAACGCGCCGATACAGTTTGTGTCAGCGGGCGAGTTTACGATGGGGAGCAACGATTACGACGATGAAAAACCAGTTCACACGGTTTATCTCGACGCGTTTTGGATGGACAAGTTTGAGGTAACAAACGCGCTGTACAAAAAATGCGTGGATGCCGGAAAATGTTCGCGACCGAGTGAAACAAAATCGTACACGCGCGATGCGTACTTTGGCAACGCGCAGTACAACAATTACCCGGTGATTTACGTGAACTGGGATCAAGCCAGGACGTACTGCGAATGGGCGGGCAAACGTTTGCCGACGGAGGCGGAATGGGAAAAATCTGCGCGCGGGACGGATGGACAAATTTATCCGTGGGTTGGCGTGTTCGACGCAAGCAAATTGAATTCTTCAGATGGTGCCAAAGGAGACACAACCCAGGTTGGCGCGTATTCGTCAGGTGCGAGTCCTTACGGTATAATGGATCTCGCGGGCAATGTGTGGGAATGGGTTGCGGATTGGTACGATGGAAAATATTACGCGAGCTCGCCGCGCAACAATCCAATGGGACCGAGTTCCGGACAATTACGCGTCCTGCGCGGCGGCGCGTGGTACTTCTACAGTGACCTCACGCGCGCGGCTAGCCGCCACCTCAACGAACCCTCTAACTTCTACAGCCACTTTGGTTTTCGTTGCGCCCGCTCACCCTGA
- a CDS encoding DUF2089 domain-containing protein: MHPVFGKCPVCGEELTVTRLECRACGTEIGGQFVIGRLARLSADDIRFIETFVKNRGNAYKVGEELELPYSTVRARLTDIILAMGYEPGAEPKEEPVTVAPEKRKTILDELARGKISADDAIKFLQGES; encoded by the coding sequence ATGCATCCAGTTTTTGGAAAATGCCCGGTTTGCGGCGAGGAATTGACGGTGACGCGGCTCGAATGCCGCGCCTGCGGAACCGAAATCGGCGGACAGTTTGTGATTGGGCGCTTGGCGCGACTCAGCGCAGACGACATTCGTTTTATCGAAACGTTCGTGAAAAATCGTGGCAACGCCTACAAAGTCGGCGAAGAGCTCGAACTGCCGTACTCGACCGTGCGCGCGCGGCTGACTGACATTATTCTCGCAATGGGTTACGAGCCGGGCGCAGAACCGAAGGAAGAGCCGGTGACGGTCGCGCCGGAAAAACGCAAGACGATTCTCGATGAACTGGCGCGCGGCAAAATCTCCGCCGACGACGCGATCAAATTTTTGCAAGGCGAGTCGTGA
- a CDS encoding RNA-dependent DNA polymerase — MGKIFYNLYQQVCHSTNLWRAFEQAARGKRMHLSVAAFEFDLEEQMWLLHKELTAQTYTPGAYHNFIIGRPKRRLISAAPFRDRVVHHALMNIIAPLFERQFIFDSYANRKDKGTHRALDRCTDFMRRYRYVMHCDVRQFFPSVDHQILRAVLARTIGDPDVMRLIDQILVSGAHVQAREYTMVYFPGDDLFAAQRLRGLPIGNLTSQFWANVYLNGLDQHIKRTLKCAAYLRYVDDLVLFADDSRTLLAWRQAIIEFLQGLRLTLHETRAQPRPVATGLPFLGFHVFLDHRRLKRRNGIAFQRRLKTLAERWFAGEIETRELEASLNGWINHARHGDTWGLRRAVLTAAGLSWDAWE; from the coding sequence ATGGGCAAAATTTTTTACAACCTCTACCAGCAGGTCTGCCATTCCACCAATCTCTGGCGCGCGTTCGAGCAAGCCGCGCGCGGCAAGCGGATGCATCTCAGCGTTGCCGCGTTCGAGTTCGATCTCGAAGAACAAATGTGGCTGTTGCACAAAGAATTGACCGCGCAAACGTACACACCCGGCGCGTACCACAACTTTATCATCGGGCGTCCCAAACGCCGGCTCATCAGCGCCGCGCCGTTCCGCGACCGCGTCGTCCATCACGCCTTGATGAACATCATCGCGCCGTTGTTCGAACGGCAATTCATTTTCGACAGTTACGCGAATCGCAAGGACAAGGGCACGCATCGCGCGTTGGATCGGTGCACGGACTTTATGCGGCGTTACCGGTATGTGATGCATTGCGACGTGCGCCAATTTTTTCCGTCGGTGGATCATCAAATTTTGCGCGCCGTTCTCGCGCGCACCATCGGCGACCCCGACGTGATGCGTTTGATTGATCAAATCCTGGTAAGCGGCGCGCACGTGCAAGCGCGAGAGTACACGATGGTTTATTTTCCGGGCGACGATCTATTTGCGGCGCAACGTCTGCGCGGTTTGCCGATCGGCAATCTCACCAGCCAGTTCTGGGCGAATGTGTACTTGAACGGACTCGACCAGCACATCAAGCGCACGCTTAAATGCGCGGCGTATCTGCGCTATGTGGATGATCTCGTTCTCTTTGCGGATGACTCGCGCACGTTGCTCGCGTGGCGTCAAGCGATCATCGAGTTCTTGCAAGGTTTACGTTTGACTCTGCACGAAACGCGCGCGCAACCGCGCCCGGTCGCCACCGGCTTGCCGTTCCTGGGTTTTCACGTTTTCCTGGATCATCGCCGGCTCAAGCGGCGCAACGGCATCGCGTTTCAACGCCGACTCAAAACGCTCGCCGAACGTTGGTTCGCTGGCGAAATCGAAACTAGAGAACTCGAGGCGAGTTTGAACGGCTGGATCAATCACGCGCGGCACGGCGATACGTGGGGTTTGCGCCGCGCGGTATTGACCGCCGCGGGCTTGTCCTGGGATGCGTGGGAGTGA